A DNA window from Pseudomonas tohonis contains the following coding sequences:
- the trmJ gene encoding tRNA (cytosine(32)/uridine(32)-2'-O)-methyltransferase TrmJ gives MLQNIRVVLVGTSHPGNIGGAARAMKNMGLSRLVLVAPEQFPHQEAWARASGADDILESAQVVATLEEALIGCSLVYGTSARDRHIPWPLLDPRECGSSCVEQVEGGSEVALVFGREYAGLTNEELQRCQFHVHIPSDPTFGSLNLAAAVQVLTYEARMAWLAVQGKPTKMEKVELTAEENLQPVTVDELELFFGHLERTLVEIGFLDPERPRHLMSRLRRLYGRSAISKLEMNILRGILTETQKAARGEIQKRREK, from the coding sequence TTGCTGCAAAACATTCGCGTGGTCCTGGTCGGCACCAGCCACCCCGGCAATATCGGTGGGGCGGCGCGTGCCATGAAGAACATGGGGTTGTCGCGCCTGGTACTGGTCGCGCCCGAGCAATTCCCGCATCAGGAAGCCTGGGCGCGCGCCTCCGGGGCCGATGACATCCTCGAGTCCGCGCAGGTGGTCGCGACCCTGGAAGAGGCGTTGATCGGCTGCAGCCTGGTCTACGGCACCAGTGCGCGTGATCGCCATATCCCCTGGCCGTTGCTCGATCCCCGCGAGTGCGGGTCGAGCTGCGTCGAGCAGGTCGAGGGCGGTTCCGAGGTGGCGCTGGTGTTCGGTCGCGAATACGCCGGCCTGACCAATGAAGAGCTGCAGCGCTGCCAGTTCCATGTCCACATCCCGTCCGATCCCACGTTCGGCTCGCTGAACCTGGCGGCTGCCGTCCAGGTGCTGACCTACGAGGCGCGCATGGCGTGGCTCGCCGTACAGGGCAAGCCGACCAAGATGGAGAAGGTCGAGCTGACCGCCGAGGAAAACCTCCAGCCGGTGACGGTGGACGAGCTGGAGCTGTTCTTCGGCCACCTCGAGCGCACCCTGGTGGAGATCGGCTTCCTCGATCCTGAGCGGCCGCGCCACTTGATGTCCCGGCTGCGCCGCCTTTATGGGCGCAGTGCGATCAGCAAGCTCGAGATGAATATCCTGCGCGGCATCCTGACGGAAACCCAGAAGGCGGCGCGTGGAGAGATCCAGAAGCGGAGAGAGAAGTGA
- the cysE gene encoding serine O-acetyltransferase has translation MFERMREDIQSVFHRDPAARNAFEVLTCYPGLHAIWLHRLAHALWLAGWKWLARLVSNFGRWMTGIEIHPGARIGRRFFIDHGMGIVIGETAEIGNDVTLYQGVTLGGTSWNAGKRHPTLEDGVVVGAGAKVLGPFTVGAGAKIGSNAVVTKAVPAGATAVGIPGRIIVKEDPEKTAKRQAIAEKFGFDAYGVSQDMPDPVARAIGQLLDHVQAVDERLEGMCRALTALGSDYCASALPELREEDFEGVKDEARPPAA, from the coding sequence ATGTTCGAACGCATGCGAGAAGACATTCAGAGCGTATTCCACCGTGATCCGGCTGCGCGCAATGCCTTCGAGGTGCTCACCTGTTACCCCGGCCTGCACGCCATTTGGCTGCACCGACTGGCGCATGCCCTGTGGCTGGCCGGCTGGAAGTGGCTGGCGCGACTGGTGTCGAACTTCGGCCGCTGGATGACCGGCATCGAGATCCACCCGGGGGCGCGAATCGGCCGACGCTTCTTCATCGACCACGGCATGGGCATCGTCATCGGCGAGACCGCCGAGATCGGCAACGACGTGACGCTCTACCAGGGGGTGACGCTGGGCGGCACCAGCTGGAATGCCGGCAAGCGCCATCCGACGCTGGAGGATGGCGTGGTGGTCGGGGCGGGAGCCAAGGTGCTTGGTCCGTTCACGGTCGGGGCCGGTGCCAAGATCGGCTCCAATGCCGTGGTGACCAAGGCGGTGCCTGCGGGGGCCACCGCCGTGGGGATTCCGGGGCGGATCATCGTCAAGGAAGATCCCGAGAAGACAGCGAAGCGCCAGGCGATTGCCGAGAAGTTCGGGTTCGACGCCTATGGTGTCAGCCAGGATATGCCGGACCCCGTGGCGCGTGCGATCGGTCAGTTGCTCGACCATGTCCAGGCGGTGGACGAGCGGCTCGAGGGCATGTGCAGGGCGCTGACCGCGTTGGGGAGCGACTACTGCGCCAGTGCCTTGCCGGAGCTCCGCGAGGAGGACTTCGAGGGGGTGAAGGACGAAGCGCGCCCGCCAGCGGCCTGA
- the suhB gene encoding inositol-phosphate phosphatase, which yields MQPMLNIALRAARSAGELIFRSIERLDVISVNEKDAKDYVTEVDRAAEETIIQALRKAYPTHSILGEEGGSIAGTGEGADYQWIIDPLDGTTNFIRGVPHFAVSIACKYKGRLEHAVVLDPVRQEEFTASRGRGAALNGRRLRVSPRKSLEGALLGTGFPFRDSQLDNLDNYLNMFRSLVGQTAGIRRAGSASLDLAYVAAGRFDAFWEFGLSEWDMAAGALLVQEAGGLVSDFTGAHDFLEKGHIVAGNTKCFKAVLTAIQPHLPPSLKR from the coding sequence ATGCAGCCTATGCTGAATATCGCCCTGCGCGCCGCTCGCAGCGCCGGTGAATTGATCTTCCGCTCCATCGAGCGCCTGGACGTGATTTCGGTGAACGAGAAGGACGCCAAGGACTACGTCACCGAGGTCGACCGCGCCGCCGAAGAAACCATCATCCAGGCCCTGCGCAAGGCCTACCCGACCCACAGCATCCTCGGCGAAGAAGGCGGTTCCATCGCCGGCACCGGCGAAGGCGCCGACTACCAGTGGATCATCGACCCGCTGGACGGCACCACCAACTTCATCCGCGGCGTACCGCACTTCGCCGTGAGCATCGCCTGCAAATACAAGGGTCGCCTGGAACACGCCGTGGTACTCGATCCGGTCCGCCAGGAAGAGTTCACCGCCAGCCGCGGCCGTGGCGCCGCCCTCAATGGCCGCCGCCTGCGCGTCAGCCCGCGCAAGAGCCTGGAAGGCGCCCTCCTGGGCACCGGCTTCCCCTTCCGCGACAGCCAGCTGGATAACCTCGACAACTACCTGAACATGTTCCGCAGCCTGGTCGGCCAGACCGCCGGCATCCGCCGCGCCGGCTCCGCCAGCCTGGACCTGGCCTATGTGGCCGCTGGCCGCTTCGATGCCTTCTGGGAGTTCGGCCTGTCCGAGTGGGACATGGCTGCTGGCGCCCTGCTGGTGCAGGAAGCGGGCGGCCTGGTGAGCGACTTCACCGGCGCCCACGACTTCCTCGAGAAAGGCCACATCGTCGCGGGCAACACCAAGTGCTTCAAGGCCGTGCTGACTGCCATCCAGCCGCACCTGCCGCCGTCGCTGAAGCGCTGA
- the tgt gene encoding tRNA guanosine(34) transglycosylase Tgt, translating into MTFELLATEGKARRGRLTFPRGVVETPAFMPVGTYGTVKGMLPRDIEAIGAQIILGNTFHLWLRPGMEVIKRHGDLHDFMQWQGPILTDSGGFQVFSLGAMRKIKEEGVTFASPVDGAKVFMGPEESMQVQRDLGSDIVMIFDECTPYPADFDVARRSMELSLRWAGRSKAAHGESTAALFGIVQGGMHEELRMRSLEGLDRIGFDGLAIGGLSVGEPKEEMIRVLDYLPAQMPADKPRYLMGVGKPEDLVEGVRRGVDMFDCVMPTRNARNGHLFVETGVLKIRNSVHKHDDSPLDPSCDCYTCKHFSRAYLHHLDKCGEMLGSMLNTIHNLRHYQRLMAGLREAIQQGKLAAFVDAFYARRGLPTPPLD; encoded by the coding sequence ATGACCTTCGAATTGCTGGCCACCGAAGGCAAGGCCCGTCGTGGCCGCCTGACCTTCCCCCGTGGCGTGGTCGAGACGCCGGCCTTCATGCCGGTGGGCACCTATGGGACGGTGAAGGGCATGTTGCCGCGCGACATCGAGGCCATCGGCGCGCAGATCATCCTCGGCAACACCTTCCACCTCTGGCTGCGTCCGGGCATGGAAGTGATCAAGCGTCACGGCGACCTGCACGACTTCATGCAGTGGCAGGGCCCGATCCTTACCGACTCGGGCGGTTTCCAGGTGTTCAGCCTGGGCGCGATGCGCAAGATCAAGGAGGAAGGGGTGACCTTCGCCTCCCCGGTCGACGGCGCCAAGGTATTCATGGGGCCCGAGGAGTCGATGCAGGTGCAGCGCGACCTCGGCTCCGACATCGTGATGATCTTCGACGAATGCACGCCCTATCCGGCGGATTTCGACGTGGCCAGGCGCTCCATGGAGCTGTCGCTGCGCTGGGCCGGCCGTTCCAAGGCCGCCCACGGCGAAAGCACCGCCGCGCTGTTCGGCATCGTCCAGGGCGGCATGCATGAAGAGCTGCGCATGCGTTCGCTCGAAGGGCTGGACCGGATCGGCTTCGACGGCCTGGCCATCGGCGGGCTCTCGGTGGGGGAGCCCAAGGAAGAGATGATCCGCGTGCTCGACTACCTGCCGGCGCAGATGCCGGCCGACAAGCCGCGCTACCTCATGGGTGTCGGCAAGCCGGAGGACTTGGTGGAGGGCGTACGGCGCGGCGTCGATATGTTCGACTGCGTGATGCCCACCCGCAACGCGCGCAACGGCCACCTTTTCGTCGAGACCGGGGTGCTGAAGATCCGCAACTCGGTGCACAAGCACGATGATTCGCCGCTGGATCCGAGCTGCGACTGTTACACCTGCAAACATTTCTCCAGGGCCTATCTGCACCATCTGGACAAATGCGGCGAAATGCTCGGCAGCATGTTGAATACAATCCACAACTTGCGGCATTACCAGCGCCTTATGGCTGGTTTGCGCGAGGCAATCCAACAGGGTAAATTGGCCGCCTTTGTCGATGCCTTCTATGCCCGGCGCGGACTACCGACACCGCCCCTGGACTGA
- a CDS encoding glycine zipper 2TM domain-containing protein, giving the protein MNKSMLVGAVLGAVGVTAGGAVATYSLVGNGPEYAEVLAVQPVKETFKTPREVCKDVAVTRQKPVQDQHQIAGTVLGAVAGGLLGNQIGGGNGKKIATVAGAVGGGYAGNKVQEHMQNSDTYTTTETRCNTVQETNEKVVAYDVQYQLDGKVNQVRMDHDPGAQIPVTKEGRLVLTQRQAGIQQ; this is encoded by the coding sequence GTGAACAAGTCGATGCTCGTCGGCGCCGTTTTGGGTGCGGTCGGTGTAACCGCCGGTGGCGCTGTCGCTACCTACAGTCTTGTGGGTAATGGCCCCGAATATGCCGAGGTGCTCGCGGTGCAGCCGGTCAAGGAAACCTTCAAGACCCCGCGTGAGGTCTGCAAGGACGTCGCCGTGACCCGGCAGAAGCCGGTCCAGGACCAGCACCAGATCGCCGGTACCGTACTGGGTGCGGTAGCGGGTGGCCTGCTGGGCAACCAGATCGGCGGTGGCAACGGCAAGAAGATCGCTACGGTCGCAGGTGCCGTGGGCGGTGGCTATGCCGGCAACAAGGTGCAGGAGCACATGCAGAACAGCGACACCTACACCACCACCGAAACCCGTTGCAACACCGTCCAGGAGACCAACGAGAAGGTCGTCGCCTACGACGTGCAATACCAGTTGGATGGCAAGGTGAATCAGGTGCGCATGGATCATGATCCGGGTGCGCAGATTCCGGTCACCAAGGAAGGTCGTCTGGTACTGACCCAGCGTCAGGCCGGCATCCAGCAGTGA
- a CDS encoding cold-shock protein gives MSNRQNGTVKWFNDEKGFGFITPESGPDLFVHFRAIEGNGFKSLKEGQKVSFVAVQGQKGMQADQVQVLG, from the coding sequence ATGTCGAATCGTCAAAACGGCACCGTTAAGTGGTTCAACGACGAGAAGGGTTTTGGTTTCATCACCCCCGAAAGCGGTCCGGATCTGTTCGTGCACTTCCGCGCAATCGAAGGTAACGGCTTCAAGAGCCTGAAAGAAGGCCAGAAAGTCAGCTTCGTCGCTGTGCAAGGTCAAAAAGGCATGCAGGCCGACCAGGTTCAAGTCCTGGGCTAA
- the yajC gene encoding preprotein translocase subunit YajC: MSFLIPAAYADAAAPAAAAGPAGTGFEWVFLIGFLVIFYLMIWRPQSKRAKEHKNLLGNLQKGDEVVTSGGIAGKVVKVSDDFVVIEVSDTVELKIQKVAIAATLPKGTLKAI, translated from the coding sequence ATGAGCTTTCTGATTCCCGCCGCCTATGCCGACGCCGCTGCCCCGGCAGCCGCCGCTGGTCCCGCCGGTACCGGCTTTGAGTGGGTTTTCCTGATCGGTTTCCTGGTCATCTTCTACCTGATGATCTGGCGTCCCCAGTCCAAGCGCGCCAAGGAACACAAGAACCTGCTGGGCAACCTGCAGAAGGGCGACGAAGTGGTCACCTCCGGCGGTATCGCTGGCAAGGTGGTCAAGGTTTCCGATGACTTCGTGGTCATCGAGGTTTCCGATACCGTCGAACTGAAGATCCAGAAGGTCGCCATCGCGGCCACGCTGCCGAAAGGCACGCTGAAAGCCATCTAA
- the secF gene encoding protein translocase subunit SecF — translation MKSTIRFMAIRNFAFAVTVVISLVGIGALFAKGLNFGLDFTGGTLIELAYEKPANLELIKEELGQAGYRDAVVQSFGASTDVLVRLAGEDPQLGNQVAASLRKIDAESQFVVKRVEFVGPQVGEELRDQGGLAMLLALGGILLYLAFRFQWKFGVGAVASLVHDVIVTLGILAFFQLPFDLTVLAAVLAMIGYSLNDTIIIFDRIRENFRVLRKADLIENIDVSCTQTLLRTIATSTSTALALVALLVFGGDSLHGFAVALLVGVVVGTYSSIYISAPVLIWLGLSSEDLIPPAVTAEVDERP, via the coding sequence ATCAAGTCAACAATCCGCTTCATGGCGATCCGCAATTTTGCGTTCGCCGTCACCGTCGTCATCAGCCTTGTCGGTATCGGTGCGCTGTTCGCGAAGGGCCTGAACTTCGGCCTGGACTTCACCGGCGGCACCCTGATCGAGCTGGCTTACGAGAAGCCCGCCAACCTCGAGCTGATCAAGGAGGAGCTGGGGCAGGCCGGCTACCGCGATGCCGTTGTGCAGAGCTTCGGTGCCAGCACCGATGTGCTGGTGCGCCTGGCGGGTGAAGACCCCCAGCTGGGTAACCAGGTCGCCGCGTCCCTGCGCAAGATCGACGCCGAGAGCCAGTTCGTGGTCAAGCGTGTCGAGTTCGTCGGCCCGCAGGTGGGCGAGGAGCTGCGTGACCAGGGTGGCCTCGCCATGTTGCTCGCGCTCGGTGGCATCCTTCTGTACCTGGCCTTCCGCTTCCAGTGGAAGTTCGGCGTCGGCGCGGTCGCTTCCCTGGTGCACGACGTGATCGTCACCCTCGGCATCCTTGCGTTCTTCCAGCTGCCGTTCGACCTGACCGTGCTGGCGGCGGTGCTGGCGATGATCGGTTACTCGCTGAACGACACCATCATCATCTTCGACCGTATCCGCGAGAACTTCCGCGTACTGCGCAAGGCCGACCTGATCGAGAACATCGACGTCTCGTGCACCCAGACCCTGTTGCGTACCATCGCCACCTCGACCTCCACCGCGCTGGCTCTGGTCGCGCTGCTGGTGTTCGGTGGCGACAGCCTGCACGGCTTCGCGGTCGCACTGCTGGTGGGTGTGGTCGTGGGTACCTACTCCTCGATCTACATCAGTGCCCCGGTGCTGATCTGGCTGGGCCTGAGCTCGGAGGACCTGATTCCTCCGGCCGTGACCGCCGAGGTCGACGAGCGTCCCTGA
- a CDS encoding IscS subfamily cysteine desulfurase — MKLPIYLDYSATTPVDPRVAQKMSDCLLVDGNFGNPASRSHVFGWRAEEAVENARRQVAELVNADPREIVWTSGATESDNLAIKGVAHFYHTKGKHIVTSKIEHKAVLDTTRQLEREGFEVTYIEPGEDGLITPAMVEAALREDTILVSVMHVNNEIGTINDIAAIGELTRARGILFHVDAAQSTGKVEIDLDKLKVDLMSFSAHKTYGPKGIGALYVRRKPRVRLEALMHGGGHERGMRSGTLATHQIVGMGEAFHIAKQEMASENQRIKALADRFWAAVDGMEELYLNGSATSRVPHNLNISFNYVEGESLIMALKDLAVSSGSACTSASLEPSYVLRALGRNDELAHSSIRFTFGRFTTEEEVDYAASKVREAVDKLRELSPLWDMYKEGVDLSTVEWQAH, encoded by the coding sequence ATGAAATTGCCGATTTACCTGGACTACTCCGCCACGACGCCAGTGGACCCGCGGGTGGCGCAGAAGATGAGCGACTGCCTGTTGGTCGATGGCAACTTCGGCAACCCGGCCTCGCGTTCCCACGTGTTCGGCTGGAGGGCCGAGGAAGCGGTCGAGAACGCCCGTCGCCAGGTTGCCGAACTGGTCAATGCCGACCCGCGCGAGATCGTCTGGACCTCCGGTGCCACCGAGTCCGACAACCTGGCCATCAAGGGTGTGGCGCACTTCTACCACACCAAGGGCAAGCACATCGTCACCTCCAAGATCGAGCACAAGGCGGTCCTGGATACCACTCGCCAACTCGAGCGCGAAGGCTTCGAAGTCACCTACATCGAGCCGGGCGAAGATGGCCTGATCACTCCCGCCATGGTCGAAGCGGCCTTGCGCGAAGACACCATCCTGGTGTCGGTGATGCACGTGAACAACGAGATCGGCACCATCAACGACATCGCGGCCATCGGCGAACTGACCCGTGCCCGCGGCATCCTGTTCCATGTCGACGCGGCCCAGTCCACCGGCAAGGTCGAGATTGACCTGGACAAGCTGAAGGTCGACCTGATGTCCTTCTCCGCCCACAAGACCTACGGTCCCAAGGGGATCGGTGCCCTCTACGTACGCCGCAAGCCGCGCGTGCGCCTGGAGGCCCTGATGCACGGTGGTGGTCATGAGCGCGGCATGCGTTCCGGCACCCTCGCCACCCACCAGATCGTCGGCATGGGTGAAGCCTTCCACATCGCCAAGCAGGAAATGGCCTCCGAGAACCAGCGCATCAAGGCGCTGGCGGACCGCTTCTGGGCTGCCGTGGATGGCATGGAAGAGCTCTACCTCAACGGTAGCGCCACCTCCCGCGTGCCGCACAACCTGAACATCAGCTTCAACTACGTCGAAGGCGAATCGCTGATCATGGCCCTCAAGGACCTCGCGGTCTCCTCGGGCTCGGCCTGCACCTCCGCCTCTCTCGAGCCGTCCTACGTGCTGCGCGCACTGGGCCGCAACGACGAGTTGGCGCACAGCTCCATCCGTTTCACCTTTGGCCGCTTCACCACCGAAGAAGAAGTGGATTACGCCGCCAGCAAGGTCCGTGAAGCCGTAGACAAGCTCCGTGAATTGTCCCCGCTGTGGGATATGTACAAAGAGGGCGTCGACCTCTCGACGGTCGAATGGCAGGCGCACTGA
- the iscR gene encoding Fe-S cluster assembly transcriptional regulator IscR: MRLTTKGRYAVTAMLDLALHSQQGPVSLADISERQGISLSYLEQLFAKLRRGNLVSSVRGPGGGYQLSRDVGSIYVAQVIDAVNESVDVTRCQGQGNCDSSGGACLTHHLWDDLSMQIHEFLSSISLSDIVARNEVQEVAQRQNERHDQRRLGGRMPRSEKIEVSAIE; encoded by the coding sequence ATGCGCTTGACCACTAAAGGCCGCTACGCCGTCACAGCCATGCTCGACCTGGCTTTGCATTCGCAGCAAGGTCCGGTTTCTCTGGCTGATATTTCCGAGCGTCAGGGCATCTCCCTTTCCTATCTCGAACAGCTTTTCGCCAAGTTGCGCCGTGGCAACCTGGTCAGCAGCGTTCGTGGTCCGGGTGGCGGCTACCAGTTGTCCCGCGATGTGGGCAGCATCTACGTGGCCCAGGTCATCGATGCCGTCAACGAGTCGGTCGACGTCACGCGCTGCCAGGGGCAGGGCAATTGCGACTCCTCCGGAGGCGCCTGCCTGACCCACCACCTGTGGGATGACCTGAGCATGCAGATCCACGAGTTCCTCAGCAGCATCAGCCTGAGCGACATCGTCGCCCGCAATGAAGTCCAAGAGGTGGCCCAGCGCCAGAACGAGCGCCATGACCAGCGCCGCCTCGGTGGCAGGATGCCGCGTTCAGAAAAGATTGAAGTGTCCGCCATCGAATGA
- the secD gene encoding protein translocase subunit SecD, translating to MLNKYPLWKYLLILAVLALGLVYSAPNLYPNDPAIQISGNSTALKIQQGDLDRSVAALKQVGIEVKSSSLSDRGGLLRLNKLGDQLPAKEAISQVLGEDYVVALNLAPTTPEWLRSVHATPMKLGLDLSGGVHFLLEVDMEKAVSARVKIYEGEVRTLLRKERVRYRSLPGIDNGFQLGFSDQESLEKAQSLIRKSFTDFDLKTAERGDQQVMSLTLTQAKLSEIREYSIKQNLTTVRNRVNELGVSEPLVQRQGANRIVVELPGVQDTAEAKRILGKTANLEFRLAAAPDASKASTESFEFREPGRPPVPLERSLIITGDQVTDAQASYDENGRPQVNIRLDGHGGELMNRATRNNVGRSMAVIFIEQRPMSRKAKQVVDGVEQEVVVPGFKEEKKIISLATIQSPLGNQFRITGLNGQGESSELALLLRAGGLAAPMYFAEERTIGPSLGAENIVKGIESTEWAMIFVSLFIIAIYRFFGVLATVALAFNLALLVGLMSAIGATLTLPGIAGIVLTLGMAVDANVLIYSRIREELANGMSVQRAIHEGFDRAYAAIIDSNLTTLLVGGILFALGTGPIKGFAVTMSLGIVTSMFTAIMFTRGLVNLIFGGRNFKKLWI from the coding sequence ATGCTCAACAAGTACCCTCTGTGGAAATATCTGCTGATCCTGGCGGTTCTCGCCCTCGGCCTGGTTTATTCCGCACCCAACCTCTACCCCAATGATCCGGCCATCCAGATTTCCGGCAACAGCACGGCGCTGAAGATCCAGCAGGGCGATCTCGATCGCTCCGTGGCAGCCCTGAAGCAGGTCGGGATCGAGGTCAAGAGCTCCAGCCTCAGCGATCGTGGCGGCCTGCTGCGCCTGAACAAGCTGGGCGATCAGCTGCCGGCCAAGGAAGCCATCTCCCAGGTGCTGGGCGAGGACTACGTGGTTGCGCTCAACCTCGCGCCGACCACGCCGGAATGGCTGCGCAGCGTGCATGCGACGCCGATGAAGCTCGGCCTCGACCTCTCCGGTGGCGTGCACTTCCTGCTGGAAGTGGACATGGAGAAAGCCGTATCCGCCCGCGTGAAGATCTACGAAGGCGAAGTCCGTACCCTGCTGCGCAAGGAGCGCGTGCGCTACCGCAGCCTGCCGGGCATCGACAATGGCTTCCAGCTCGGCTTCAGCGACCAGGAGTCGCTGGAAAAGGCCCAGTCGCTGATCCGCAAGTCCTTCACCGATTTCGATCTGAAGACCGCCGAGCGTGGCGACCAGCAGGTGATGAGCCTGACCCTGACCCAGGCCAAGCTGTCCGAGATCCGCGAATACTCGATCAAGCAGAACCTGACCACCGTCCGCAACCGTGTGAACGAGCTGGGCGTCTCCGAGCCGCTGGTACAGCGCCAGGGCGCCAACCGCATCGTGGTCGAGCTGCCGGGCGTGCAGGACACTGCCGAAGCCAAGCGCATCTTGGGCAAGACCGCCAACCTCGAATTCCGCCTCGCCGCCGCACCCGATGCCAGCAAGGCCAGCACCGAATCCTTCGAGTTCCGTGAGCCGGGCCGTCCGCCCGTGCCGCTGGAGCGCAGCCTGATCATCACCGGTGACCAGGTCACCGATGCCCAGGCCAGCTATGACGAGAACGGCCGTCCGCAGGTGAACATCCGTCTGGATGGCCACGGCGGCGAACTGATGAACCGCGCCACCCGCAACAACGTCGGTCGCAGCATGGCGGTGATCTTCATCGAGCAGCGCCCGATGAGCCGCAAGGCCAAGCAGGTGGTCGACGGCGTCGAGCAGGAAGTCGTGGTCCCCGGCTTCAAGGAAGAGAAGAAGATCATCAGCCTGGCGACCATCCAGTCGCCGCTGGGCAACCAGTTCCGCATCACCGGCCTGAACGGCCAGGGCGAGTCCTCCGAGCTGGCCCTGCTGCTGCGCGCCGGTGGCCTGGCCGCGCCGATGTACTTCGCCGAAGAACGCACCATCGGCCCGAGCCTGGGTGCCGAGAACATCGTCAAGGGCATCGAGTCCACCGAGTGGGCGATGATCTTCGTGTCGCTGTTCATCATCGCCATCTACCGTTTCTTCGGCGTGCTGGCGACCGTCGCCCTGGCCTTCAACCTGGCCCTGCTGGTGGGGCTGATGTCAGCCATCGGCGCGACCCTCACCCTGCCGGGCATCGCGGGTATCGTGCTGACCCTGGGCATGGCGGTGGACGCCAACGTGCTGATCTACTCGCGGATACGCGAGGAGCTGGCCAATGGCATGTCCGTGCAGCGTGCCATCCACGAGGGCTTCGACCGCGCCTATGCGGCGATCATCGACTCCAACCTGACCACCCTGCTGGTGGGCGGCATCCTCTTCGCGCTGGGCACCGGCCCGATCAAGGGCTTCGCCGTCACCATGTCGCTGGGTATCGTCACCTCGATGTTCACCGCGATCATGTTCACCCGTGGTCTGGTCAACCTGATCTTCGGTGGCCGTAACTTCAAGAAACTGTGGATCTGA
- the queA gene encoding tRNA preQ1(34) S-adenosylmethionine ribosyltransferase-isomerase QueA, translating into MRVADFHFELPEHLIARHPLSERRASRLLVLDGPTGELAHKGFADLLGYLRPGDLMVFNNTRVIPARLFGQKASGGKLEILVERVLDSHRVLAHVRSSKSPKPGSILLIDGGAEATMLARHDALFELGFAEEVLPLLDRLGHMPLPPYIDRPDEDADRERYQTVYARHAGAVAAPTAGLHFDEALLESIAAKGVETAFVTLHVGAGTFQPVRVERIEEHHMHREWLQVDQEVVDAVAACRARGGRVIAVGTTSVRSLESAARDGTLKPFSGDTDIFIYPGKPFHVVDALVTNFHLPESTLLMLVSAFAGYPETMAAYAAAVEQGYRFFSYGDAMFITRNPAPRGPEDQA; encoded by the coding sequence ATGCGCGTTGCCGACTTCCACTTCGAGCTCCCCGAGCACCTCATCGCCCGCCATCCCCTGAGCGAGCGCCGCGCCAGCCGCCTGCTGGTGCTGGACGGCCCTACGGGCGAACTCGCCCACAAGGGTTTCGCCGACCTGCTGGGCTACCTGCGCCCAGGAGACCTGATGGTATTCAACAACACCCGGGTCATCCCGGCGCGCCTGTTCGGCCAGAAAGCGTCAGGCGGCAAGCTGGAAATCCTCGTGGAGCGCGTGCTGGACAGCCACCGCGTGCTCGCCCATGTGCGTTCGAGCAAGTCGCCCAAGCCGGGTTCGATCCTCCTCATCGACGGTGGCGCCGAGGCGACCATGCTCGCGCGGCACGATGCGCTGTTCGAGCTGGGCTTCGCCGAAGAGGTGCTGCCCTTGCTCGATCGCCTCGGGCACATGCCATTGCCTCCTTATATAGACAGGCCGGATGAGGATGCCGATCGCGAGCGCTACCAGACTGTCTATGCACGCCATGCCGGTGCCGTTGCGGCGCCCACGGCCGGGCTGCATTTCGACGAGGCGCTGCTGGAGTCCATCGCGGCCAAGGGCGTCGAGACGGCCTTCGTCACCCTGCACGTCGGTGCCGGCACCTTCCAGCCGGTTCGTGTCGAGCGTATCGAAGAGCACCACATGCATCGCGAGTGGCTCCAGGTCGACCAGGAGGTCGTGGATGCGGTCGCCGCCTGCCGTGCGCGAGGGGGGCGGGTGATCGCCGTGGGCACTACCAGCGTGCGTTCGCTGGAAAGCGCCGCGCGGGACGGTACGCTCAAGCCCTTCAGTGGCGATACCGACATCTTCATCTACCCGGGCAAGCCGTTCCATGTGGTGGATGCCCTGGTGACCAATTTCCATCTTCCCGAATCCACCCTGCTGATGCTGGTGTCCGCCTTCGCCGGCTACCCGGAGACCATGGCCGCCTACGCGGCGGCGGTCGAGCAGGGCTATCGCTTCTTCAGTTACGGTGATGCCATGTTCATCACCCGCAACCCCGCACCGCGCGGGCCCGAGGACCAAGCATGA